From Pseudomonadales bacterium, one genomic window encodes:
- a CDS encoding TRAP transporter substrate-binding protein, whose product MSSETPAFDIKALVILLLLALLVLLGYGWVIERAENDGAVPDAAAQPASATAQPATIEWKLVTSWPKNFPGLGTTPERFAKDVYAMSNGRLNIKVLGAGELVPALGVFDAVSNGSAEMGHSGAYFWKGKTTASVFFTTIPFGMTAQEMNAWLYQGDGMALWQEVYAPFGIKPLAGGNSGVQMAGWFNKEINSVADMQGLIMRIPGVAGEVFTRLGGQAVNIPGGELYTSLKTGVIDATEWVGPYNDLSMGFHEVAKYYYYPGWHEPGSTIEMMVNQQAFDQLPADLQAIVEVAAKAANQSMLDEYTARNHQALVELVETHGVEFRRLPDAVLAELHAASDAVISEMIADDPLAQKVYASYKAFADGARQYHLVSEKALLEAREIPYQ is encoded by the coding sequence ATGAGTTCAGAAACCCCGGCGTTTGATATTAAAGCCTTGGTGATTTTATTATTGCTGGCGCTGCTGGTGCTGTTAGGTTACGGCTGGGTGATTGAGCGTGCTGAAAACGATGGTGCTGTGCCTGATGCTGCTGCGCAGCCAGCATCGGCGACTGCACAGCCTGCTACTATTGAATGGAAGCTGGTAACCTCATGGCCGAAAAATTTTCCTGGCTTGGGCACAACCCCCGAGCGCTTTGCAAAAGATGTTTATGCCATGAGCAATGGCCGCCTCAATATAAAAGTATTAGGGGCGGGCGAGTTAGTGCCGGCCTTAGGCGTGTTTGATGCGGTGTCTAACGGCAGTGCTGAGATGGGGCATTCGGGTGCTTATTTTTGGAAAGGCAAAACGACTGCCTCGGTATTCTTTACCACCATACCCTTTGGTATGACCGCCCAAGAGATGAATGCCTGGCTGTATCAGGGCGATGGTATGGCGCTGTGGCAGGAAGTGTATGCGCCGTTTGGCATCAAGCCCTTAGCAGGCGGCAATAGCGGGGTGCAAATGGCGGGCTGGTTTAATAAAGAAATCAACAGCGTCGCCGATATGCAGGGCCTTATTATGCGCATTCCGGGTGTTGCTGGTGAGGTGTTTACCCGTTTAGGCGGGCAGGCGGTGAATATTCCCGGCGGTGAATTATATACTTCACTAAAAACGGGGGTGATTGATGCGACGGAGTGGGTTGGCCCCTATAACGATTTATCGATGGGTTTTCATGAAGTGGCAAAATACTATTACTATCCTGGCTGGCACGAGCCGGGTTCAACCATCGAGATGATGGTTAACCAGCAGGCCTTCGATCAGCTGCCTGCTGATTTGCAGGCGATTGTAGAGGTTGCCGCAAAAGCCGCCAACCAGTCGATGTTAGATGAATATACCGCACGTAATCATCAGGCCTTGGTTGAGCTGGTTGAGACGCATGGGGTGGAGTTTAGACGCTTGCCCGATGCGGTGCTGGCTGAACTGCATGCAGCCAGCGATGCGGTGATTAGCGAGATGATTGCGGATGATCCTCTGGCGCAAAAAGTCTATGCCTCATATAAGGCTTTTGCCGATGGCGCGCGGCAATACCATTTAGTGTCGGAAAAAGCCTTGCTGGAAGCGCGCGAAATTCCTTACCAGTAA